The Anas acuta chromosome 14, bAnaAcu1.1, whole genome shotgun sequence DNA window AGGCAAATAACTCGCATTGCTTCCCACTTTCCCACGTACCAGTGAATTGAATACTAATCAGCCATTCAAAGCAGGCCTATCAAGATTTAGCTACGTAAGCAAGCATCCCTCTATTATACGGTTGCTAAACCCCAGCGAGCCTATCCTCACCCTCTCGGTGCTCACCTGCAGTGTTAGAGCAGCCCTGTTGAGTCCTTAATTCCTTAATTGCACACGCGTGCAGGAAGCGCTGGATGAACTCATGATGTTTAATTCAGGCGTTGGACGTTTTGTTCGGCTGCTTGGAAATGCCAAGAtgctccccccagctcccatgaaaaaaaaaagcgtctGGGAATGTCTCTTCCAAACAGTCTCTCCCATGGCCTTTGCTGCTGTTCTCCCTCCTGTCCGTGCCAAATTAACGGCGATTAGCGAGCCTGCCCCTCGAGCCAGTGCTCCTGACATGGGAATGATTGCTGTGATCCCGCTGGCAAATGCAGCACCGgcagtgccagctcctgccctggcacccgagcagcacaggggcCACCCGCCCCCATTCCAGTTGGAAAGCCtcagaaataaagacaaagtGAATATTTTATGCATGGGAACTGGTATTTCTGTGACATTTCTGGCTTTCTGGATGCAAACATGCAGAGACCTGGTGAGCTGTGTTACATCGGTGCCAAGGAGAGGGCACCCACGGGTGTTTGCAGGGCAGGGACGCTCTCACCCTGCCCAGCTCCGCACCCTGATGGCAAGCAGAATgggagcagaagggcaggaaagactcatgattaaaaaaaaaaaaaagaaaaaaagaaaaagagaacaacaacaaaaaagaccaCAAAATCAGCACCCCCAAAACCACACAGCAGACCTCAGGTAAGACTCTGAATGCACGATGAGTTGCTGGAGAGGTGAGAGGTGCAGCTCTGTCCCAGGGCTTGTGTTTTATTAAGGCTTGTGGAGTGGAAACCTGTGGATTTGGGGTAAGAAAATCCTCTTTGTGCCATGCTTGGGGAATCAGGCTGCAAGCGGTAGGGGCTGGCATGCAACAGCTGCACGGCTCATGTTACTGCCTGAAACAGAAACGGGCTGGAAAGCCTTCTTTTCATGAAGAATTAGAACAAACACCCTGCCTTTAAACTCAGGTGGAATTCAAGTCCCTTTTAAGAGGGGGAGCAGCAAGGCTATTCCCTCCATGCATCCCAAGTGGTGCTGCTACAAGGGAAAAAACGCTGCTGGGACTCACCAGCAGGATTTCCCCCAAGACAAAAGGTACCAggagctgtctgtctgtctgtctgtctgtccagcACCCACCTTATCCAGGCACCGAGGGTCTCCGCCACGCACGTCTGCTGAGGGAGAAACCCGAGGAACGGATCAAAGCGAAAGCAATTAAAGCGAGGCATAAAACCAACAATACAACTTTATTTCGTATCTCATACAAACGTTTGACAGAGTTAAATAGAATTAACAGGTAAGGCTTGTGCAGCTGGCCCTTGTTGTGAGCGGGGCGAGGCGGAGCCGTCGCTGCCTGCGGGCATCTGTTAGAGCACGGAGCCAGAAACCAACCTGCCCCAGGGCATCGCTGTGCAAGGGGGCTCTGAGCTCCTCGGGGGGGTCACACCAGCTGATAACTCATAGGAAAGAGTATCATGAGTGTGTGGAAAAATTGATTTGGGGGAACGCATTTCCAAATTGAAAGAAGGCGCAGGCAAAGCCTGGGTCTGCTCTCTCCACATCGTTTCTGCGCCCAGAGCCCACGGGTGCTGAACCAGCTCGTCAATTTTTCAGGTGTTCCCTGTGCTGGAGCCGCAGCACGGCTGGCACCTGGGGGGTGAGAAACCAGCCACAGATGGCACTGAGCGGGGACAAAAGGTGCCAGGGATGAAACACGGCTGCCAGCCCGTAACACACCAGGTTAATAAGGGAAATCAGAACAAATCAGCTGCTGCTGATCACGAACTAACGAGCTTCAAGCAGAGGCCTGCAGACAAGGGGCAATAACACTTCATACCTGCTCAGCGTTAGTCTCCTAATCGCTCACAGCTGTCCCGAGTGTTCCCGTTCAGCTGGGCCAATCCACCGAGCCAGGCTGTGCAGGTACAAGGAGAACAAGGCTCGGCTGTGTGGTAAAATTGCCGTGTGTTCCTTGCACTCTGATAAGGAAAATGCTGATGGaaaaggagctggggatgggtgtcctgctgctggcatccCCCCGGCTGCAAGAGGCAGTGTTTGGGGGTGGGAAGCTtgctgggggagcagcaccCCCCTGCTGCAAGGCAGCCTGGCAGCTTTTTGGAGTAccagtgctgctgtgtcctCCTGGTGTCCTGCTTTTGCCTCGACCACGCTGCCTTCTGCTTTCGCACCCCTCGGACAGGAGCAGTCCTGAGGCCAAAGCCTGGTGCccgcaggagctgctggaacCCCCCCAGGGCCTGGTCTCCTCCTGGCCCTGTAACGCCCTGACCAAACCCCTCTGATCCGTTACATGGGGAAATAgtgacacagaaatgaaaggttTGCCTGTACAGAAGGCACTTTCTCGTTTATAAAGCGCAGAAACGTGTTTCGGAAAGGGCCTCATGGTACCACCCACACGGCTTCCACCATCATCGTGGTGGCGTCTAACAGCAGGGTGTCTAAACCACACCTCTCTCCTCTAAACACTAACATAAAAAACGTTCCTCCAACAAAGCAACATCCCAAgatcctctatttttttcccccataaaatAAAGGGCACGAGAAACCTGGCTAAAAGCACAGTCTCAGGGCACGGGCATGGATTTGCATCGGCTCGCTCCAGCCCTGGGGCCTCACGGTGGGCTCAAAGAGCTCTCACGTTACCTCCGAAGTGCCCGGGGGGATTTtgtttccccctccccagctgcgaggtcagagcagagccagatGGGGAGGACCACAGAAGCGTAACCGAAGCTGGGTCGGAGTCGGGAGGACGGAAGCAAAGGGGCCGGGAAttcaggcaggaggagcagcgtGGGGGCAGCCAGGTGGGCTCCGCATCCTGCCTCAGCACCCCGTCCTCAGCACCCCGTCCTCAGCACCCCGTCCTCAGCGTCCCCTACACGTGCTGCGAGGCGGCCAGGTGACAgaacagcagggctgggagcagggaaagCCGTGTGGGATGCCCGGTGcaaggggggggcacagagcagtCATCCGTGGGCAGGAGGCTGAAGTCACGGCAGAGGAATCAGCTTCTTTTGGTAAAGTGCCTTATGTTCTTCGAGCTTCTAAAACGTCTTCCTTGCTTTTTCGGATGGGGGGGAGGTATAGTagttttacaggaaaaaaaaaaaccctaggGAATGAATCAATATTTATGCAGATCTGGGATAAGGTTATGGCACAGACTAATAACCCGGCACAGCAACCCAAAAAAGCAGAGTgtcaaagagaagggaaaaaccTGTTCATACGCTTTCAACACCATCCCCTCGAGATCCCAAGTGTAAACGGTTTTTATCTACGAGAAGGCATTTGACTCGGGCTTTAGTAATCGGGGTTGATTACAGCCACATTGCGAAGCCGGCGGCGTGCATGTGGGTGGGCGGGCGCCGTCTGACCTCTGCGGAGCAGAGCGGGATTTAGACAAGTTCCACTTTAGCGTTGGGATAAACAGCCACCACGTCATAGCCCTCGGGGGGCTTAACTCTTTCCTTGGCGTGCGTCTCGCAGTAGAGCTGCTCCTCGATGAAGAAATACCCCCGCTGCTTCAGGTTGAGGCCGCAGTCGTCGCACATGAAGCACTCGGGGTGGTAGAGCTTGTCCCGAGCTTTGACGAtggttcccctggggagatggggagagcGTGGGTCAGACCGAGAGGGGCACGGGGGGATGAGCAGCACCGGGGGCCTCTCCGAcccccctgctccttccccatcACTTGTCCCCTTGCTGTGCCAGGCATCTGCAGAACCCAGCACCACCAAGCCTTGAGCAAAGCACGAATTACAacagggagaagcagaagagcACCTCTATTCCCTGAAACATgaccccacacacaccccctgAGAGCAATTCCTCAACCAACAAACACAAATAGTTACAGGCCTCTTACACTTGACCCTCGTGGCATTTCTCCCTCAATAAGGCATCAAAGAAATGAGAGTGCCTTCGGTGCCACACACGGCTGCTGGGACAAGCAGGGCACAAAGCATTCAGTGAATCACCCACATTTTGCTGCAGGATTCCCTAAAAAGGGGCAAGCCAAGCTGTCTTCCTCAACCCCAGCTTCAGAcatagcaaaacaaacagacacccccaaaacccaacaaacCGACCACCACCAAGGGATGCAGGGACTCTGCTGTAGCCTCCAACTTGCATTTCGGGTGGGACACGGCCCAGCCACGTCCCTGTGTGGCACTTACACGATCCCGTTCCCACATCTCGTGCACTCGGGGAGCATCTGCATCCCAGACATGGCACCGCCGAGCTTCGGCACCGCAGGCTTGACGGTCCGGGGGTTGCTCAGTCTGTCGAGTTTTTCACCTGCCAAGAGTTTGAGACAGACACAGACTGAAAACTTGTCCTctgggagctttttttttttttttttttaattttcattaaggAGCCAGACGAGTTCTTTAGTTATTTTTCCCAGGAGAACACACACACTGCCTGTCACAACCTGCTTGTAAGGAACTACAGAGCAAAGAGTGAGACCAACTCCCTTTAAAAGTCACACAGCATTCACAGGTGCCTGCAGGACAGCACATGGACCCTCTGCTCATCTTCTGCTCATCCTTACGGTGTGTGGATGGCCGTAGAAATCTTTGCTCCTCTCCCCTCATATTGCCAAAGCACCACCTCAGTACCTCTACATTGCCAAAAGGCAACGCAGTCTGCTGGAGATGAGAGAGGAATCTGGCTGCAGTGCTGTTTAGTGAgtcaggaaagaaagacaaatggCAAAAAGCTCCAAAAAGCTCCAGCAAGAATCGGTTCCAGCCCACAAACATTTGGGTGCACCTGCTGAATCCACCACCGCCAAGGAGACAAAGATGGAAGTCTTCTGGAGAActagggaaattaaaaaaatgactaTAACTGcgtgcatttttcttcctagaagGCTCGTTTACTTTAATCTAAAATAATCTaatctaaaataaaaccttCGGATAGAAAATGaggttttctggggcatgaggTCTCCTTTCACAGAGGTccaagaggaaaggaaggaatgaAGCAAACGGTGACCCTTAAAGGTGTGCTTAGACCCCGCTGAGCTCTGTGAGGTTTTGGCATGGGCACAGGTGCTTTGTGGTTGAGGCATCTGTGCATGCTCCAAAATTTTTGGAAATTTGCGCTTGGATTTTGCCCCAAAGTGCCCATTATGGCTCTGCACTTTTTAAGGAGACTTCTCCCTATCTGGTTTACAGGTCGTGGTCCAAAGGGCACTGCCAGCACCAGGGCCTGCTCCTCCCATCCGGCACACCACCACacaccagtgctcccagtaccaGGACAGGGCTGGGAATGCTGGAGAAGACAGAGCTTCCAGTAGAAATGCTTCCCATATAAACCAGCCCCTTCTCCGAGGTACCCATCTGCGTGGAGCCTGACTTTAAAAGGCCAACACGCAGCAGCCCTGGGCCAAACTGGGTATTTTGGTGACACGCGTAGGCTTAAGGGAAATGGAACAGGGTGGAAGCTGTAAAACAACCCGGCCACAAACACTCCCGGTGATTTCAGCTTTGCTGAAACATCGCGGAGCTTTCTGCCAAGAGAGGTGCTGCTCACCGAGGTGCACCTCGTCGGGAACCCTTACGAAACACCGACAGCGCTGCGCCAGCCGAGGCACCGCGGGGCTGCACAGCCCCGGGCCGGCTGGAAAGCACATCAGAGAGGCTGGCAGAGCACCAGGATGTGACCGCAGCagattgctgctttttctttacccaaaaaaagcaacaaccgagaagcataaaaaaaaaaaagcaaacaaaaaacaagcaaataaataaaaaccttatTAAACCGAACAAACCAGCAAGGCTGCAGTTCTGCTCCGTCTCCCTGCACAAGAAtgggaggaagagggggagcAGCTTTATTGCCTGGGATTATCTCGGCTGCTTCCTATTTGCTCCTTCCTGGTGATGTGGAGATGCGGGGAGGCAGCACAGCGCCGTGTCCCTGTCCCACGGggagctccctgccagcctgcGGCCGTGGGTCTTCCCCCTGGTGCCCCCACATGCAGGCACCCAGAAAACCCAAACTGGTGGAAACTCCTGATGGTCAGAAGCTACCTGCGGTCGTGTTTCCTGGGAAGCAAGAGGCAATAATCTCCTCGTCAAAACACCCTTCTGCCATTTCATTCACTGAGCCCCCGGAGTGCGGCAGCCTGGCTCCCTAACTCCTGCAGCTTCGTAATGAGATTTGCAGTAGTTGTTATTTTCCCATAAAATCTAAGTTCCTGGATTCACATGATTAGAGTCCGAGGCTCTTGGAAGGAAACAAGAAGAAGATTTTAGCCCCAGTGAGTGTaaagagaagcctgaaggcttgAACACAAAAGCCTCAGTGGACTTAGGGttgaaaggcaaataaaaagaggcagaaatgtGTCGTTTGGGGATCTTATTCGGAATGGTCAGAGCTGGCGACTACCCAGGTTAATGATATAGACAGGAAGCTGGGACAGAGCTGAGAAGTGAGCCAAAAGCTCCTGATCTCTATTCCTGCACTGCTGAGGACCATCCACGTCCCCGTGTAAATGCTGTTTATTAAAAAGGCACAGGGTTCTCCATCGCTGATCTTACTCAGCCCTTTACACCACTGCATCCCAACAACCAATTCCGGGAAAGCAGCTGCCACGTAGCTGCCGTCTGCAGATCCACAGCCCTTCCCCGTGATGCCCAACTCAGCCACATTTCTCAAGCACCCAGAGCTTGCCCCAGATGCTGCCCCGAGCTTCTGCCCGTGCGCTTGGTATCCTGATTGGAAAGCTGATGAGAGAGCCTAGCTCCAAGTCACGCACAGCAAAACAGAGCAGCCCAGCCGCTCACTCTACAAAaatgccccagcagctcctgccaacCGGTCCTTTGAGGCTTGCCAAGCTTCTGGACcttgggaagggaaaaggaatggggttaaggcagcagcagcaacttgGTGGACGTGGGAGCCATAAAAAGGGGCAGAGGAGGAGTGAATGAAGGCAAAAACCCAGCTGCTactggggaggttttggggtccctCCGGGTGAtgccagcctccagcagccctcctTACCAttctccccagcctccagcatGCCCTGCAAGTATCGGAAGGATCCTGACTGCTTCGGCTCCGAGACGGGCTTCTCATAGTCCTGAAGCATCTTGTAGACATCCGACTCCACATCAATCCCGTTCCTGTTCCGTGGGAGAGACTTTACGGGGTCGATGCTGTTTGGAAACAAAGGGACACTCAGGTCAGATATAAACAGCAAGCGTCAGGCAATCAGGGGTGTACCTGGATTAATCCCCTTTCAGGCAGATGCTGTGAAACACCTCTCTTCCCCCGTGCCTTtctgcctgcaggcacagccGTGCTAGGAGAACAGACGGGGACAAACTTGTTTCCTGCTTGCTCCCCGTTGAGCAACGCAGCTGGGGCAGGACCAGCCACCAGATGCCTTCGGGAAAGAGGCAGCTGCAAGCACTGCGAATCGCTCTGCCACCCGTGAGATGCATTGGAAAAAAACGGGATaaaaaaacttatttaattCATTATGCAGGGCTAAGGGAATCCAGCAACCCCCGCACCAGGGCACAGGGAGAGgttcctgctgccagcacggGGGTGACAGCGCGTGGGGGGTGACCCACAGCCACCTCTCCGGGTCAGTGTCGCTGTGGCTGACTCGGAGTCAGCACATCCCTCTGCCAGAAAACCCGGAGCTTCGATGAGGACAGCAGCCTCCCATGAAAATGGGATATAAAAACATTCTTGTGATTTCCTCCCAAATAAGTGCTGGCCAAAACTACACCCAAAGCTGCCTGCATCTGGCGTGACCGGGGTACGCTGCACTAATTGCAGTTTAAGCCATTGTGCCGGCTTGTTCAGGACATCCATCCATGAAAAAcatcatttcaaataaaaaataccttgGGTAGATGTTTAAGCAGAGATgaattcaaatgtttttatgCTGTGCTGAGGCTGAGGCACAAAAGCCCTGCGCCAAAGGGCTCCGGTTCCCTTTTTGAGTGCCAACCTCATCGAGGTCACTGAGGAACCAATAAAAGCAGCAAGAGCCTTGAAGCCCATCAGAGCTGAACCCTTTTTGGTGTCACCTGGCTCCTTTTCTCCACCTGCCTTCCCCTCGTGCCCACCAGCCCCCAACCAACCCCTCCTGCAGAAGAGGCCAGGGGAACGCACTTCTGCCCCAGTTCTGCTCAGACACAGCCAGAGCTAAGCTCCTGATTTTGGCTCACATGCAGATAACATCAGATTTTGTTCCTAGCATTTCTGTGTGGTTCTCATCTTTCCAAACTCATTAACTTCcctggagcagcacagggaatAACCTGGCTTGCAGCGTCGGTGAAATATGAATTCGTCCAGGCACTCAGCTCCTGAGATGAACACAAACTCTCTCTGCCCTTGCATTTGATGCAGACCTTACTTCCCTGCAGAAAGTTTTGCCAGTCCGTGGGAGCATAAATCATGGGCAGCACAAGCCATGGGAAAGCCTCACAGCCCGGCCTGTCTCTGAGTTAGCACTACCCACACGAACTGCTCTCGGCTATACAAAAGCTTTGTCTTTCCGATCAGCATTATTTACTTCGCAGCCTCCTGGACAGCTGCGCTGAGCAGATCGCACATTTATGAGCATCCCAGCTTTCTGGGTTAATTTCTCTGCGACCAATTCCAGCCGTGTTGACCACCACAAGGGCAAAACCTGCAGATCTTGTCTTGACCGTGTATTTAGAAGAAACAGGACTGTGCTTCTCGTGACACCCCCTGGCACCGACCCCGGGCTGGGGTCTGGAGTTAGTACAGAGCACGAGCACCGTGCTTGCCCTACCTTTGGGCAGGAGCGATGTGGAGCCCACTCATCTGGGCTGGCAAAGTGGAGTCGACGCTGCTGTTGGCGTAGAGCCGGGTGGGGTTGTTGTACTGCAGGTTCAGCATCTGCTTGCTGTCCACCGGGCTCCCGGCCGTGGCGTGGGGCATCGGCCGCTTGTTCAGCACGGGGCCGTTATCCTGCAAGAGAAGGGGAAGCAGAGAAACCCCTGAGGTTTATCCCTCTCTGTGCAAGCACACGGCGAGGCTGCTCTGTGACGTGAGGCTGCAGTAGTGATGTTTGATGTGTGCTGTGGAAGTCAGAGCTGTGCaccagcagaaggaaaacacgCTCTGTAATCAGATCTTGCTGAAGCCGTGCAGCTTTTCCTGGTCTCTAATCACAAACGTGCCTGCTTCTCTGGGGCTGGCCATTGCCAAGTATTCTCCGTTTATCCTCCTGTAAAAGCATATTTGTTATTTCCTCTAAAGAAGGGCCGTGAGTCTGCTCGAGCCTGCTTCTAATTCCCTGTTACTGCACTCCTGCGGTGCTCAGCCCCTTCAAACTGcgggcagggctggtggcacaCACCGGCACGCCGCAGCGGAGCGAGACCTGGACCTGGGGGCACATCCCTGCATTTCTGCCTTCCTTCAATGACCCCTTACACAGAGACCTGTGATTTCAAAAGGTTTCCTCCCAAAACAAGATCAATTGCAGTGTGTTAAGTGCACCGGTCAGGAGTTTAGCTTGGTACTTGTATCTTCATCCCCTTTTTAATTCTTagcttttaatttaataaatgagTATTTGCAGGGACAACTATGGGAATCTTTGTATTATCTCAAGTCAGGAACTTGCATGCCATTAAAATGCACGTTTTTCTAATGATTTTAGCTACATACATTACACGTGTGCAGTTCAAAAGCTTTATTGCTCAGTCCTGTGCATGCCCACAAAGCATCGCCCACCCCGACCCTTCCCACTCGACCCTGTGAGCGCAGCAATGCGCTGCCGGCAGCACCGAGCTGCACAGCCCACGGGCATCACCACTGCTATTTCCATCCGCCTGAGTCAGAAACCCGTCTGCACTGATGAAATAGATGCTTACACAGGTGGCTGTAATCTCTGTAATCTGATTTAATCTGGCTCAGGGCAGATCCGCCGGCTGAGAGCGAtgcctgtggctgcagcagggcgaAGCTTGTGCAAAGCTGAGCAGAGAAAACATCGCCCTGCGAACAAACAGCCAAGCGCATGCTGCGGGCTCTCGTACAAAGCTTGCTTTTGACTAAAATCATCCAATAAATACTAATGGGAAACAAATGTCTATCACTGGTGCATAGGAGAAAATACCGGCGCTTCCAAGCGTAGTAAAAACCAACAgctaagagaaataaaaaccaGATCCTGCTAGAAAAAGATTCTGGAAGTCCGATCCCTCGGTTCTTCCTCAGGCAAACCCCCATTGATAAAAACACGGCTTAATTAAGAGCTGCAAGACGGGGCCTTTGAATTCCTCATGCCACCAGCTGAAGGGCAGCAGCCTCAGGCAAGCTCCCCG harbors:
- the PDLIM4 gene encoding PDZ and LIM domain protein 4, with the protein product MPHSVALRGPSPWGFRLVGGKDFSTPLTISRINPGSKAALANLCPGDIILAINGESTETMTHLEAQNKIKACTDQLLLSVNRAEGKTWSPPVLEDGKAQAYRINIEPEPQDNGPVLNKRPMPHATAGSPVDSKQMLNLQYNNPTRLYANSSVDSTLPAQMSGLHIAPAQSIDPVKSLPRNRNGIDVESDVYKMLQDYEKPVSEPKQSGSFRYLQGMLEAGENGEKLDRLSNPRTVKPAVPKLGGAMSGMQMLPECTRCGNGIVGTIVKARDKLYHPECFMCDDCGLNLKQRGYFFIEEQLYCETHAKERVKPPEGYDVVAVYPNAKVELV